TGAAGTTCCTGTCATCTCTTCCAACGCCGGCGGCCTGCCTGAGCTCAACATTCATGGCGTGACTGGTTTCGTGAGTAAGGTGGGCGATGTGAAGGACATGGTCAAGAACACTCTGTTCCTGCTTCAGGACGACCAACTACCCACCTTCAAAGCCAACGCCCTGGCCAGGGCCAAGGAGTTTGAGATTGGCAAGATTGTCCCCATGTATGAAGACGTCTACCAACAAGCCATCGCAGACGTTCTAGGCAAAAAGGTTTAATACACTGTTTTTAGGCTGTTTTCCAGAAAATAAGCCAAAAACGAGATTCCTATTGGCTGGGACAGAGTAAACTTCCCGTTGAACACTTTGGTTTGCAAGACATGGAAAACTTTAAAATAGGGCAATACTTACTCCTGATCGTGGTCATACAGGCCCTGACCACGCTGGGCTTTGGGTTCATTCAGGAAGGCGGGGACTGGGAGGTCGTTCCTATGTACCCAGTGGTGTACCTGCTGCCTGCCGTCTTCATCAATTACCTGTATGGCTTGCTGCTGCAGATTTTCAGCCCTAAGCTGCCCGCCAACGGCTTCTGGATTCTGTGGTTCATCCTAGGCACCGGGTTTCTGCTGGTGAATGAGCTGTTCATTCAGGGAGCCACGGTCATGGTGCATTTCATTGTTCTGGCCGCTGCTTTTTTGAACCTCGTCTACTTCTACAAAGACCTGGGCAGAAAGAAACCTACCTACCAAAATCCATCCTAGCCCTTCGTTTTTGGCTTCTTTTCCAGAAAACAGCCCAAAAACGACAATGGAGCCATCTCCACATTTTCAAATCATCAAATTGAGAAAATAGCACATCGGCACATTAACTCATTAGCACTTTAAATATCCCGTGAAACCATCGCATTCTACAGAGAACCCCTGGACCACCCTTCAGACCGAACCAAAATACAGCAACCCCTGGATTAGCGTGCGCGAAGACCAGGTCATCAATCCTGCCGGTGGAAAAGGCATTTACGGCGTGGTTTCCATGAAAAACAAGGCCATTGGCATCATCCCGATAGACGCGGAAGGCAATACGTGGCTGGTGGGCCAGTACCGCTATCCTTTGAACGAATACTCCTGGGAGATTCCCATGGGCGGCGGACCGGTGGAACTGGATGTGCTGGAGTCTGCGCAACGCGAGTTGAAGGAAGAAACGGGCTTCACGGCTGCCCGCTGGACCAAGATTGCGCGCGTGCACACGTCTAACTCGGTCACAGATGAAGAAGGCTTCATTTTTTTAGCCGAAGACCTGACTGCCGGCGAGACTGAGTTTGAGGAAACCGAGGACATTAAAATATGGAAGATTCCTTTGGCTGAGGCGGTGGAAATGGCCATGCGCGACGAGATCACAGACTGTATTTCGGTGGCGGGACTGCTGAAGGCCGAGCGCTTTCTGGCCGCCCGAAAGAACAAATAATTTCCTGGAGGTAGCACTAAATGCACAGGCAGGCTGTTCCGTTTTTGCCCTGTTTTCCTGAAAACACTCTAAAAACGGCAAAGGCAGACGGTGTGCGTGGTACTATTTTAAATTATTTGTAATTTTGAAGAGATGAACTGGCTAAAGAAAACCGGAAAGAGAGCGTATTCTGTGTGGTGTACCACATGGTTCGTGCTGCCATTTATCACCTCCTATCCCCTGTTCAGGCTTTTCGTCTCCAAACCTAAATGGTACCGCCACGGCCACATGCTCAACCGCATTTGGTCTAAAGTGCAGTTGCGCATGTACCTGATGCCCGTGAAAGTACGCGGCCGTGAGTTCTTGGACCCCAACCAGAAATACGTTTTCGCGCCCAATCACAGTTCGTTCATAGATATTCCCATGGTGTTGGCGGCCATTCCCGGCTTCCTTAATTTTGTGGGCAAGAAGTCGCTCACCAAAGTGCCGTTGTGGGGCCTGATCTATGACCGTCTGTACATTTCTGTGGACCGTAAAAGCGCCGTCAGCAGTGCCAAAGCCTATATCTCCAGCAAGAAAAGTCTGGAAGAAGGACGCAGCGTGGTGATTTTCCCGGAGGGGACCATTTCTGAGGAAGCTGGCAAGGAACTGCTGCCTTTCAAGGACGGTCCGTTTAAACTAGCCATTGAGAAGCAGGTGCCGCTGGTACCCATCTCCATGCCGTACAACCATCTCTTTCTGCCAGACGTGAAAGGGAAACTGGTGATCAGATACCATCGTCTGGAGATGACCATTCACAGACCCATACCTACTGAAGGCCTCACGTTGCAAGATGTTGAGTTTTTGAAACAGCAGACCTTTTCCATTATTCAAGAAGAATTACACGCCAAGAACCATGAGCACCAATATAGAAACACTCCGTCAGTTAGCGCACTTAGCCCGGCTTGAGTTTGATGAGACCAAAGAGCAGGAAATGCTCAAAGGCTTAAATGAGATCCTGGACTGGGTGGACCAACTGCGCCAGCTGGACACGGCCAACGTAGAACCGCTGGTGCACATGTCTGAAGAAGTGAACGTGCTGCGCGAAGACGTAGCCCAGAACACCGTGAGCCATGAAGACGCCCTGCGTCTGGCCCCGCGCAAAGACTCAGATTATTTCAGGGTTCCTAAAGTGATGGAATAGGCTTGATGGCTTTCGTTGCTTTCTGGAAAAACATAGAGAAGGGCCCGCGTGCCCTTTATCTTTTACTATTGGTTGCCGTTCTGGCCGCCGTGGGTTTGGGCTTCTACGGATTTTACAAAGGCGACCAGCTGGTGTTTCCGTTGGAGAGACAGGCCGAGCTGTATCCCGCCGAGGCCCATTTGGATGCTTCCTCTCCCCTGCTCACGCTTATCAGGATTGAGGCCAACGCCTATCTGGTCTCTGAACGCTACACCGTGGGTGCCATGCAATTACCCGTCTGGGCCGTTTGGGCGGTATTGGCCGGTATGGGCGCGGCGCTCACTTTCTTCTGGAGCATTATCAGTTCTTTAAAGCGCATGCCGTTTTACGTGGCCATTGGCCTGGGCATGCTGTGGCTGGCTACCTTCAACCTGGATCTGCTGGGCATTTTTTCTGAGACCGGCCGTACCCTTCTTCTCATTGTGCTGGGGGTGTTGGGTGGAGTGAGCTATCTGTTTCATTCTTTCCTGCCGCAGGTAAGTTTCATCAAACGGTTCTTGGTCTTCGCCCTGCTGGTGATTGGCCTAGGACTGGCTATTTTTTATGCGTCTCCATTTCCGGCAGAACAGACGGCCATGCACCTGGTCAATTACAGTACCATGGGCAGTATGGTGGCCTCAGCCCTGTTCTTGTTATTGGTGGCGTATGAGAATTTGCATGGATTGCTTTGGTTCAATACGCAGGCCCAGCAGCCGCAGCGCCGTTTTGGTTTGCCGCAGTTTGTGCTCATCAGTGTGCTGTATCTGGGCAACCTGTTGTTGCTTTACCTAAAACAGAACAACGTCCTGGACCTGGACATTTTCCTGCTGCACCCCTTCCTGATTTTGCTTTGCTCTGCGCTGGTGGGTTTCTGGGGCTTGCGTCAACGGCAGCTGCATTACTCCCGCTTCCTGCGTTTTGAGACAGAAGCGGCGCCCATTTACTTGGTGCTGGCTTTACTTACCGCTCTCAACCTGGCCTACGCCTTGTTATTAGCCAATGACGCCTTCCTGAAATCTTACGCCAACCTGATCGTTCTCACCCACCTGGCATACGGAGTACCTTTCCTGATTTACGTGCTGGTGAACTTCGCGCCTTTGATTAAGCAAAAGCTGCGCGTGTATAAAGTAGTGTATGAACCCCGGCGTCTGCAATATTACACGGTGTATTTGATGGGATCAGTGATTCTGGTGATCCTCATCATGCAGTCCTACTATGCGGTGCAGCACCAGGCCATGGCCGGCTATTATACTTACTTAGGAGATTTATACCGCCAGACCGAAGCCAAGCCCTTATTGGCAGAACAGTATTACGCAGAAGGCGCAGACCGAAGCAGAACCAGCCAGCGCGCCCGGCTTTCGCTTCTGGACATGTACCACCAGGGCGGCATGCGCACCCTGGAACTGAGAATGCTGGAAAACTTATTGCAACAGAATCCGGCCCCGGCCCATTACCTGCGGTACGCCAACTTACTCACAGACCAGGCAGACTTGTTTGCGCACCTGCAGTTGCTCCGCGACGGCGTGAAAGCATTTCCGGAGAA
The nucleotide sequence above comes from Nibribacter ruber. Encoded proteins:
- a CDS encoding NUDIX domain-containing protein; amino-acid sequence: MKPSHSTENPWTTLQTEPKYSNPWISVREDQVINPAGGKGIYGVVSMKNKAIGIIPIDAEGNTWLVGQYRYPLNEYSWEIPMGGGPVELDVLESAQRELKEETGFTAARWTKIARVHTSNSVTDEEGFIFLAEDLTAGETEFEETEDIKIWKIPLAEAVEMAMRDEITDCISVAGLLKAERFLAARKNK
- a CDS encoding lysophospholipid acyltransferase family protein, with protein sequence MLPFITSYPLFRLFVSKPKWYRHGHMLNRIWSKVQLRMYLMPVKVRGREFLDPNQKYVFAPNHSSFIDIPMVLAAIPGFLNFVGKKSLTKVPLWGLIYDRLYISVDRKSAVSSAKAYISSKKSLEEGRSVVIFPEGTISEEAGKELLPFKDGPFKLAIEKQVPLVPISMPYNHLFLPDVKGKLVIRYHRLEMTIHRPIPTEGLTLQDVEFLKQQTFSIIQEELHAKNHEHQYRNTPSVSALSPA
- the gatC gene encoding Asp-tRNA(Asn)/Glu-tRNA(Gln) amidotransferase subunit GatC — translated: MSTNIETLRQLAHLARLEFDETKEQEMLKGLNEILDWVDQLRQLDTANVEPLVHMSEEVNVLREDVAQNTVSHEDALRLAPRKDSDYFRVPKVME